A genomic segment from Canis lupus dingo isolate Sandy chromosome 23, ASM325472v2, whole genome shotgun sequence encodes:
- the LOC112668766 gene encoding ubiquitin-conjugating enzyme E2 N-like — protein sequence MAGLPRRIIKETQRLLAEPVPGIKAEPDESNARYFHVVIAGPQGSPFEGGTFKLELFLPEEYPMAAPKVRFMTKIYHPNVDKLGRICLDILKDKWSPALQICTVLLSIQALLSAPNPDDPLANDVAEQWKTNETQAIETARAWTRLYAMNNI from the coding sequence ATGGCTGGGCTGCCCCGCAGGATTATCAAGGAAACCCAGCGTTTACTGGCAGAACCAGTTCCTGGCATTAAAGCAGAACCAGATGAGAGCAATGCCCGTTATTTTCATGTGGTCATTGCTGGCCCCCAGGGTTCCCCCTTTGAGGGAGGGACTTTTAAACTGGAACTATTCCTTCCAGAAGAATACCCGATGGCAGCCCCTAAAGTACGTTTCATGACCAAAATTTATCATCCTAATGTAGACAAGTTGGGAAGAAtatgtttagatattttgaaagataagtgGTCCCCAGCACTGCAGATCTGCACAGTTCTGCTATCGATCCAGGCTTTGTTAAGTGCTCCCAATCCAGATGATCCGTTAGCAAATGATGTAGCGGAGCAGTGGAAGACCAACGAAACCCAAGCCATAGAAACAGCTAGAGCATGGACTAGGCTATATGccatgaataatatttaa